A single Nomascus leucogenys isolate Asia chromosome 14, Asia_NLE_v1, whole genome shotgun sequence DNA region contains:
- the C14H2orf73 gene encoding uncharacterized protein C2orf73 homolog isoform X2, producing MEGKEDKHQQHKIEDAAIAYGDWWSHGKALEPVFLPPYDSKSTQRSDFQKPTCPLVLPVKHSKTQKPSCGIVPLASPGISTELQNNFIEYISFIHQYDARKTPNEPPQGKRHGAFVQREIKPGSRPTVPKGTEVLLNAPGSRSSEQSKKTEKGNPAESRMISPGLCQQNSQELLEPKTHLSETDVRQAAKACPSSPESREKTAGATQTTVGDALFARHKPLNPPIKKLE from the exons ATGGAGGGAAAGGAAGATAAGCATCA ACAGCATAAAATAGAGGATGCTGCTATAGCATAT GGTGACTGGTGGTCACATGGTAAAGCACTGGAACCTGTCTTCCTACCACCTTATGACTCTAAGAGCACCCAGAGGAGTGACTTCCAAAAACCAACGTGTCCACTGGTTTTGCCAGTCAAACACAGCAAGACGCAAAAGCCTTCTTGTGGAATAG tACCACTTGCCTCTCCTGGTATATCAACAGAACTTCAAAACAATTTTATAGAATACATCTCTTTTATACATCAATATGATGCCAGAAAAACTCCGAATGAGCCTCCCCAGGGAAAG agACACGGAGCTTTTGTACAGAGAGAGATAAAACCAGGGAGTAGGCCAACAGTTCCTAAAGGAACAGAGGTATTACTGAACGCTCCAGGGTCACGTTCATCAGAACAGtccaagaaaacagagaaaggaaaccCAGCGGAAAGCAGAATGATCTCACCAGGTCTCTGCCAACAAAATTCCCAAGAGCTGTTAGAGCCTAAAACTCACTTATCAGAAACAGACGTCAGACAGGCAGCCAAGGCATGCCCCAGCAGTCCTGAGAGCAGAGAAAAGACTGCAGGGGCCACTCAAACAACTGTAGGAGATGCTCTTTTCGCTAGGCACAAGCCTTTAAATCCaccaattaaaaaattagaatga
- the C14H2orf73 gene encoding uncharacterized protein C2orf73 homolog isoform X1 yields MEGKEDKHQQHKIEDAAIAYVTENEEITHEKKPGKSIQHSKPRVGRGRIYYAKFINTNARTYNEPVPYIDPKKGPEIQGDWWSHGKALEPVFLPPYDSKSTQRSDFQKPTCPLVLPVKHSKTQKPSCGIVPLASPGISTELQNNFIEYISFIHQYDARKTPNEPPQGKRHGAFVQREIKPGSRPTVPKGTEVLLNAPGSRSSEQSKKTEKGNPAESRMISPGLCQQNSQELLEPKTHLSETDVRQAAKACPSSPESREKTAGATQTTVGDALFARHKPLNPPIKKLE; encoded by the exons ATGGAGGGAAAGGAAGATAAGCATCA ACAGCATAAAATAGAGGATGCTGCTATAGCATATGTaactgaaaatgaagaaattacacacgaaaaaaaacctggaaaaagcATACAACATTCAAAACCACGTGTCGGAAGAGGACGTATATATTATGCTAAATTCATTAACACAAATGCAAGAACATACAATGAACCAGTTCCCTACATAGATCCCAAAAAAGGGCCAGAAATACAG GGTGACTGGTGGTCACATGGTAAAGCACTGGAACCTGTCTTCCTACCACCTTATGACTCTAAGAGCACCCAGAGGAGTGACTTCCAAAAACCAACGTGTCCACTGGTTTTGCCAGTCAAACACAGCAAGACGCAAAAGCCTTCTTGTGGAATAG tACCACTTGCCTCTCCTGGTATATCAACAGAACTTCAAAACAATTTTATAGAATACATCTCTTTTATACATCAATATGATGCCAGAAAAACTCCGAATGAGCCTCCCCAGGGAAAG agACACGGAGCTTTTGTACAGAGAGAGATAAAACCAGGGAGTAGGCCAACAGTTCCTAAAGGAACAGAGGTATTACTGAACGCTCCAGGGTCACGTTCATCAGAACAGtccaagaaaacagagaaaggaaaccCAGCGGAAAGCAGAATGATCTCACCAGGTCTCTGCCAACAAAATTCCCAAGAGCTGTTAGAGCCTAAAACTCACTTATCAGAAACAGACGTCAGACAGGCAGCCAAGGCATGCCCCAGCAGTCCTGAGAGCAGAGAAAAGACTGCAGGGGCCACTCAAACAACTGTAGGAGATGCTCTTTTCGCTAGGCACAAGCCTTTAAATCCaccaattaaaaaattagaatga